The following coding sequences lie in one Flavobacterium sediminis genomic window:
- a CDS encoding DUF5675 family protein, with product MVIWLTRTYFPEGTNGKLECEGKLICNTIELPWKMNETRVSCIPEGKYFIRKRYSSKFKWHLELVDVPNRKFILVHPANNAQKELQGCIAPVTKLSGPGLGLLSIKAFEKLKSIVYKALDNQESVTLIVQS from the coding sequence ATGGTTATTTGGTTAACTAGAACTTATTTCCCTGAAGGAACTAATGGAAAACTCGAATGTGAAGGCAAATTGATATGTAATACCATAGAATTGCCTTGGAAGATGAACGAAACAAGAGTTTCCTGTATTCCGGAAGGGAAATATTTTATTAGAAAGCGATATAGCTCAAAATTCAAATGGCATTTGGAATTAGTGGATGTGCCAAATAGAAAATTTATTCTTGTTCATCCAGCTAATAATGCACAGAAGGAATTACAAGGCTGTATTGCTCCGGTTACTAAACTTTCTGGACCAGGACTTGGATTACTTTCGATAAAAGCTTTTGAGAAGCTTAAAAGCATTGTTTACAAAGCTTTGGATAATCAAGAAAGTGTTACGTTAATTGTTCAATCTTAA
- a CDS encoding nucleotidyltransferase domain-containing protein encodes MMIDIFKDYVLQREELLARIAQELQLDKTRLERMETAFNAVAEVLKKDDDFFNDLEIEVYAQGSKRIGTTVKPINQEDFDLDTVLHIYDVFYNHSPEKVYNALVKALEKDSYYKTIMEKKKRCVRLNYKSDFHMDILPACMPNGFDKENIKIPEKAMKDWSLGNPKGFANWFLNIANSVEMPMLRKYSTVLLEAKVETEPLPEELYLKTPLQRAVQLFKRYRDIYFQDKDYPVSSVVITTLAATLYQGESSIFETIDNLARKIKNNYLESVNNRERFKILNPVNSAEDFTDSWTNKHYDSFYNFITDFYKKWQNLKTSFETGKEDYIKLFGEGVYKQSLNEQFKTFSKSTSDGFAKASGLIVSGNALTNSLGNINQNQGIKNEPHRNFGGKY; translated from the coding sequence ATGATGATTGATATTTTTAAAGATTACGTTCTTCAGAGAGAAGAACTATTGGCAAGAATTGCTCAAGAATTACAGCTTGATAAAACAAGGTTAGAGCGAATGGAAACAGCATTCAATGCTGTTGCAGAAGTTTTAAAAAAGGATGATGATTTTTTCAATGATTTGGAAATTGAGGTTTATGCTCAAGGTTCAAAGAGAATAGGAACAACGGTAAAACCAATAAATCAAGAAGATTTTGATTTAGATACAGTTTTACATATTTATGATGTTTTCTACAATCATTCTCCGGAAAAAGTTTACAATGCTTTGGTTAAAGCTTTAGAAAAAGACAGTTACTATAAAACCATAATGGAAAAGAAAAAAAGATGTGTACGATTAAACTATAAGAGTGATTTTCACATGGATATTTTACCTGCTTGTATGCCTAATGGTTTTGATAAAGAAAATATTAAAATTCCTGAAAAAGCAATGAAAGATTGGTCTCTGGGAAATCCAAAAGGATTTGCAAATTGGTTTCTAAATATTGCTAATTCAGTTGAAATGCCAATGCTTCGTAAGTATTCTACTGTATTACTTGAAGCAAAAGTAGAAACAGAACCTTTACCAGAAGAATTATATTTAAAAACACCATTACAAAGAGCGGTTCAATTGTTTAAAAGGTATCGTGATATTTATTTTCAAGATAAAGACTATCCTGTATCGAGTGTAGTTATTACAACATTGGCAGCAACACTTTATCAAGGTGAAAGTTCAATTTTTGAAACAATAGATAATTTAGCAAGAAAAATTAAAAATAATTATTTGGAATCTGTAAACAATAGAGAAAGGTTCAAAATATTAAATCCTGTAAATTCAGCAGAAGATTTTACAGATTCATGGACTAATAAACATTACGATAGTTTTTACAATTTCATTACAGATTTTTATAAGAAATGGCAAAATCTTAAAACATCATTTGAAACTGGAAAAGAAGATTATATAAAATTATTTGGCGAAGGAGTATATAAACAATCATTGAATGAACAGTTTAAAACATTTTCAAAATCAACTTCTGATGGCTTTGCAAAAGCAAGTGGCTTAATTGTAAGTGGTAATGCTTTGACAAATTCTTTAGGAAATATTAATCAAAATCAAGGAATAAAAAATGAACCTCATCGCAATTTTGGAGGAAAATATTAA
- a CDS encoding type II toxin-antitoxin system HipA family toxin codes for MSNNKFDIYVYAHWVGMPEPQLIGTLSAHFAKGKKAFSFEYDKQWLKSGNQFLLDPDIQLYSGQQFPNGKENFGVFLDSMPDTWGRTLMKRRVAQQAKEKNEKAPTLYDIDYLLGVYDESRMGALRFKTEIDGPFLDNNNETPTPPWSSVRELQQAANSFENDDNNEDAKKWLAILMAPGSSLGGARPKANILDENKELWIAKFPSKNDTIDKAAWEYLVYLLAIKADINMAPCRIEKIAGNYNTFFTKRFDRENDGRIHFASAMTMTGNNEDTIRDNTASYLDLAEFISNYGANVEENLHQLWRRIIFNIAISNTDDHLRNHGFILTDEGWILSPAYDLNPSIDKDGLALNIDTDNNTLDFELAKEVGEYFRLNNEQMEAIIHEVQVSVSQWKEVATKLGIPRSEQELMEKAFI; via the coding sequence ATGTCCAACAACAAATTCGACATATACGTTTACGCTCATTGGGTAGGAATGCCCGAACCTCAACTCATCGGTACACTTTCGGCTCATTTTGCAAAAGGAAAGAAAGCCTTTAGTTTTGAATACGACAAACAATGGCTTAAATCCGGAAATCAATTCCTGCTAGATCCCGATATTCAATTGTATAGCGGACAGCAATTCCCAAACGGCAAAGAAAACTTCGGAGTCTTCCTAGACAGTATGCCTGACACTTGGGGTCGTACACTAATGAAACGAAGAGTAGCCCAACAAGCGAAAGAGAAGAATGAAAAAGCACCAACATTATACGATATTGATTACTTATTAGGCGTATATGATGAAAGTCGCATGGGAGCTTTACGATTCAAAACGGAAATTGATGGCCCATTTTTAGACAACAATAACGAAACACCTACACCACCATGGTCCTCAGTGAGAGAATTACAACAAGCAGCGAATAGTTTTGAAAATGATGATAACAATGAAGATGCTAAAAAATGGTTGGCCATATTAATGGCTCCAGGTTCTTCATTAGGAGGAGCAAGACCCAAAGCCAACATTTTAGACGAGAATAAAGAACTTTGGATTGCCAAATTTCCTTCAAAAAATGATACCATCGACAAAGCAGCTTGGGAATACCTAGTTTATCTATTAGCAATAAAGGCGGACATCAATATGGCACCTTGCAGAATAGAAAAGATTGCAGGGAATTATAATACATTTTTCACGAAACGTTTTGATCGCGAAAATGATGGACGCATTCATTTTGCTTCCGCTATGACCATGACCGGTAATAACGAAGACACCATTCGCGACAATACGGCTAGTTATTTAGATTTAGCGGAATTTATAAGTAATTATGGAGCAAATGTAGAAGAAAACTTGCACCAGTTATGGCGAAGAATAATCTTCAACATTGCCATTTCCAATACCGACGACCATTTACGAAATCACGGTTTCATTCTAACCGATGAAGGTTGGATTTTATCACCAGCCTACGACCTCAATCCATCAATCGACAAAGATGGTTTAGCACTAAATATCGATACCGATAACAATACTTTAGATTTTGAATTAGCTAAAGAGGTAGGTGAGTATTTTAGATTAAACAACGAACAAATGGAAGCTATAATCCATGAAGTTCAGGTAAGTGTAAGTCAATGGAAAGAAGTAGCAACAAAACTGGGGATTCCAAGAAGTGAACAGGAACTTATGGAAAAAGCTTTTATATAA
- a CDS encoding ImmA/IrrE family metallo-endopeptidase: protein MIQNNSKSKIRKLAESIALKYNEKITPLEKIVEAEDLEVFYDDYDKGTFDGMTVYDDENFYIHINTANGNRIDSARGRFTLAHELGHYIIDSHRIGLKLGLLEPHPSRTNQKQFNEIEREADYFASCLLMPEERFKKDFFRKKFSFELIDSLSKEYGVSITACAFRFAQIGSHPIMIIYAENGAIKWTYSSDDFPFKYLLNNQKISDSFVMGEYFKNTATEISKTAQIRAIDCFNYVKAEDSNKKFYEHCITHKNSALSIIWED, encoded by the coding sequence ATGATACAAAATAATTCGAAATCTAAAATTAGAAAACTTGCTGAATCAATTGCTTTAAAATACAATGAAAAGATTACACCTCTTGAAAAAATAGTTGAAGCTGAAGATTTAGAAGTTTTCTATGATGATTATGATAAAGGAACATTTGATGGAATGACTGTTTATGATGACGAAAATTTTTACATTCATATTAATACTGCTAATGGCAACAGAATAGACTCTGCTAGAGGACGATTTACATTGGCACATGAACTAGGCCATTATATCATTGATTCTCACCGAATAGGTTTAAAATTAGGATTATTAGAGCCACATCCATCAAGAACTAACCAAAAGCAATTTAATGAGATTGAAAGAGAAGCTGATTATTTTGCTTCATGTTTATTAATGCCTGAAGAGAGATTTAAAAAAGATTTTTTTAGAAAAAAATTTAGTTTTGAGTTAATTGATTCTTTGAGTAAGGAATATGGTGTTAGTATTACAGCTTGTGCATTCCGTTTTGCTCAAATTGGTTCACATCCAATAATGATAATATATGCTGAAAATGGAGCAATTAAGTGGACTTATTCCAGTGATGATTTTCCATTTAAGTACCTCCTTAATAATCAAAAAATTTCTGATTCATTTGTTATGGGTGAATACTTTAAAAATACTGCTACAGAAATTTCTAAAACAGCTCAAATAAGGGCTATTGACTGTTTCAATTACGTTAAAGCAGAAGATTCTAATAAAAAATTTTATGAGCATTGCATAACTCATAAAAATTCTGCTTTAAGTATAATTTGGGAGGATTGA
- a CDS encoding transcriptional regulator, translated as MNYIKHLTGFFIRIASEETIYPTHISLYLALFQSWNVNRFKNPISISRDEMMKASRIASKATYHKCIKELQNMGFIDYLPSYNPYSGSEVILHDLSDRKAVFKNQTSSIIDQTIPINNQANSNGTEQVNEPNIYNTNKTSKNNKNISIDTNSKILNEEKFLESEKKEKKSSAKKREIENPSFEQVKDYFKQEEFSEFEAERFYNYYTSNGWLIGGKTKMIDWHAAARSWILNTAKFTINLPQNPQAKEQPRAKQLQVTEDKNYAEPL; from the coding sequence ATGAACTACATCAAACACCTAACTGGTTTTTTCATTCGTATCGCATCTGAAGAAACCATTTACCCAACACATATTAGTTTGTATTTAGCTTTATTCCAAAGTTGGAACGTCAATCGTTTCAAAAATCCAATTTCCATTTCTCGTGACGAAATGATGAAAGCCAGCCGAATAGCATCTAAAGCAACCTATCATAAATGTATAAAAGAATTACAAAACATGGGATTTATTGATTATTTGCCTTCATACAATCCGTATTCCGGTTCAGAAGTAATTCTACATGATTTATCAGATAGAAAAGCTGTCTTTAAAAATCAAACCAGTTCAATTATTGACCAAACCATACCAATAAATAACCAAGCTAATAGTAACGGTACTGAACAAGTCAATGAACCCAATATATATAATACTAATAAAACATCTAAAAACAATAAAAACATTTCTATAGATACCAATTCCAAAATTTTAAATGAAGAAAAGTTTTTAGAGTCTGAAAAAAAAGAGAAAAAAAGTTCCGCGAAAAAAAGAGAAATAGAAAATCCATCATTCGAGCAAGTCAAAGACTATTTCAAACAAGAAGAATTCTCAGAATTTGAAGCAGAACGATTTTACAATTATTACACTAGTAACGGTTGGCTTATTGGCGGTAAAACTAAAATGATAGATTGGCATGCAGCAGCTCGTAGCTGGATATTAAATACAGCCAAATTCACAATTAATCTTCCACAAAATCCACAAGCAAAAGAGCAACCACGAGCCAAACAATTACAAGTTACCGAAGATAAAAATTATGCAGAACCGCTTTAG
- a CDS encoding SDR family oxidoreductase, which produces MILVTGATGNLGKAVVTQLLKKTAASNIAILARDAHKTIDLKKVGVEIRISDFDNPSSLLKALKGIDQVLLISGTDPINRFLQHKNVVDAALKNGIKRIAYTSIAMNDFSTSANQFLMQSHFQTEDYIQASQVNYTFYRNNLYADTILMFAGENPFETGISLPTGHGKVGFALRREIGEAIANDLVICESGNRIYQMTGSQSYSYSDIAFELSKISGSDVFYNDLKANEYKEILKKYEIPEEYIQMYSAFTEDIISNQHDIVSSDLEKLLGRKPIQFSDALKELYNLK; this is translated from the coding sequence ATGATTTTAGTAACAGGTGCAACAGGGAATTTAGGCAAAGCAGTAGTAACCCAACTACTCAAAAAAACAGCAGCATCAAACATTGCTATATTGGCTAGAGATGCCCATAAAACAATCGATCTTAAAAAAGTTGGAGTTGAAATACGAATTAGTGATTTTGACAATCCATCTTCTTTACTAAAAGCATTAAAAGGAATCGACCAAGTGCTGTTAATTTCAGGAACAGATCCTATTAATCGCTTTCTACAACATAAAAACGTTGTTGATGCAGCTCTTAAAAATGGAATAAAAAGAATTGCTTACACAAGTATTGCCATGAATGATTTTTCAACATCGGCTAATCAATTTTTAATGCAAAGTCATTTTCAAACAGAAGACTACATACAAGCAAGCCAAGTAAATTATACCTTTTATCGCAACAACTTATATGCCGATACAATTTTGATGTTTGCTGGCGAAAATCCATTTGAAACAGGTATTAGTCTACCAACGGGGCATGGAAAAGTTGGTTTTGCATTACGTAGAGAAATTGGCGAAGCTATTGCAAATGATTTAGTAATTTGCGAAAGTGGCAATAGAATTTATCAAATGACAGGTTCTCAATCATACTCATATTCAGACATAGCTTTTGAGCTTTCTAAAATATCCGGTAGTGATGTATTTTATAACGATTTGAAAGCAAACGAATACAAAGAAATTTTAAAAAAATATGAAATTCCCGAAGAGTATATCCAAATGTATAGTGCGTTTACAGAAGATATTATAAGCAACCAACACGATATAGTTAGCTCAGATTTAGAAAAATTATTAGGGCGAAAACCAATTCAGTTCTCTGATGCATTAAAGGAGTTGTACAATCTAAAGTAA
- a CDS encoding DUF6943 family protein: MGNNQSLEKKEELTFNSLLMTNFIVKSHVVGKSYAKPHFFVLNKGLNSGKPQNEPFTNSFVLIFQKEEDKEDVFWIASSLWKSKFWMTYLRGSVIPFLALYEFQKEFFPKVNRLLQEHEQHQKNVKALQLLQQQEAHHAKNIHLINELRNAILMRYRNK, encoded by the coding sequence TTGGGAAATAACCAAAGTCTGGAGAAGAAAGAAGAATTAACCTTTAATTCTTTACTTATGACCAATTTCATTGTTAAAAGCCACGTAGTCGGAAAATCGTATGCAAAACCGCATTTCTTTGTTTTAAACAAAGGATTAAACAGCGGAAAACCACAAAACGAACCTTTTACAAATTCCTTTGTCTTGATCTTCCAAAAAGAAGAAGACAAAGAAGACGTTTTTTGGATTGCTTCCAGTTTATGGAAATCTAAATTTTGGATGACTTATTTGCGAGGTTCTGTAATACCATTTTTGGCACTTTATGAGTTTCAAAAGGAATTTTTTCCAAAAGTGAATCGTTTACTGCAAGAGCACGAGCAACATCAAAAAAATGTAAAAGCGTTACAGCTCTTGCAACAACAAGAAGCACATCACGCAAAAAACATTCACTTAATCAACGAGCTTCGTAATGCTATTTTGATGAGGTATCGCAACAAATAA
- a CDS encoding helix-turn-helix domain-containing protein — MSRKKQTIFPKHLIILEQMGENIKLARKRRKLTAVQVAERADIVRTTLYQIEKGNPSVAIGAYFNVLRVLGLQDDFLKLGADDELGRKLQDLELLK, encoded by the coding sequence ATGAGCAGAAAGAAACAAACAATATTTCCAAAGCATCTAATCATATTAGAACAGATGGGAGAAAATATAAAGTTAGCTAGAAAAAGACGTAAGTTAACAGCTGTACAAGTTGCTGAAAGAGCAGATATTGTGAGAACTACTTTATACCAAATAGAAAAAGGAAATCCTAGTGTAGCTATCGGAGCTTATTTTAATGTGCTCAGAGTATTAGGACTACAAGATGATTTTCTAAAACTAGGAGCAGATGATGAATTAGGTAGAAAATTACAAGATTTAGAACTATTAAAATAA
- a CDS encoding P-loop NTPase family protein codes for MTSQYNYPEILTWLEQKAKQDYGLNFHFVEEDLSNITKLVAYFLKDEITANQFGLDLSKGILLSGPVGSGKTTLMTIMKYITQKENKFYMRTCRDVSFEFIKEGYEIIHKYSRGSYSQTDCKNYCFDDLGVESNLKYYGNECNVMAEIILSRYDLFISKKVITHITTNLSASEIETMYGNRLRSRLRAMLNLIAFDKSTQDKR; via the coding sequence ATGACTTCACAATACAATTATCCGGAAATCCTAACATGGTTAGAACAAAAAGCCAAACAAGATTATGGTTTAAATTTCCATTTCGTTGAAGAAGATTTGTCAAACATAACAAAACTAGTTGCTTATTTCTTGAAGGATGAAATAACTGCAAATCAATTCGGCTTAGACTTGTCAAAAGGGATTCTACTTTCTGGTCCTGTGGGTTCGGGTAAAACAACCTTGATGACCATAATGAAATACATCACCCAAAAAGAAAATAAGTTTTACATGCGAACCTGTCGCGATGTAAGTTTCGAATTCATTAAAGAAGGTTACGAAATAATTCACAAGTACAGTCGTGGAAGTTATTCCCAAACAGATTGTAAAAATTATTGTTTTGACGATTTAGGAGTAGAAAGCAATTTAAAATACTATGGTAATGAGTGTAATGTTATGGCAGAAATTATCCTTTCACGATATGATCTATTCATTTCCAAAAAAGTCATAACTCATATCACTACCAATCTTTCCGCTTCAGAAATCGAAACCATGTACGGCAACCGTCTTCGCTCAAGATTAAGAGCCATGCTCAACCTCATCGCATTTGATAAATCCACACAAGACAAACGCTAA
- a CDS encoding RNA polymerase subunit sigma: MKIELKQEDIDFDVLTSDELIEYISFKNEFPSEAEKAFIVFCNRFQQDVIKTAEIYSNKYGHSEVIALDIANCTFAKVWKYHSFDKSKSKIKDIDKAIKIWLHAIVFNELMKYGVKDTCSEPEEDDLSIVENLDDLVSLTVGEDSEKRKDLKIRLEIIERAMLGLSEKHKIIYLTYKAYENNGKNIPRIVGKKLREKLNLVQSSIQVYKKEATDHINNYLNSLNGNR, from the coding sequence ATGAAAATAGAGTTAAAACAAGAAGATATAGATTTTGATGTGCTTACAAGTGATGAGCTTATCGAATACATTTCTTTTAAAAATGAATTTCCTAGCGAAGCAGAAAAGGCATTTATTGTATTCTGTAATAGATTTCAACAAGATGTTATAAAAACTGCTGAAATTTATTCTAATAAATATGGGCACAGTGAAGTTATTGCTCTTGATATTGCAAACTGTACTTTTGCTAAAGTATGGAAATACCATTCTTTTGATAAAAGTAAGTCAAAGATTAAGGATATCGATAAAGCAATAAAAATATGGCTTCATGCGATTGTTTTTAATGAGTTAATGAAATATGGAGTAAAAGATACTTGTAGTGAACCCGAGGAAGACGATTTGTCAATAGTTGAGAATTTAGATGATTTAGTTTCTCTTACAGTTGGTGAAGACTCGGAAAAAAGAAAAGATTTAAAAATTAGATTAGAAATAATTGAAAGGGCAATGTTGGGCTTATCAGAAAAGCATAAAATAATCTATCTTACTTATAAAGCCTACGAAAACAATGGAAAAAATATTCCAAGAATAGTAGGTAAGAAATTAAGAGAAAAATTAAACCTTGTTCAAAGTTCAATTCAAGTCTATAAAAAAGAAGCAACTGACCACATTAACAATTATTTGAATAGTTTAAATGGCAATAGATAA
- a CDS encoding SMODS-associated NUDIX domain-containing protein: MAELLTTLLKPILSKGATIVWENRNNLTTYFKTKIGSYKNKDIRFSISYLFKIQIPNTNKYLLVKNRRIENQLQPVGGAYKRYGDDSLFNKWEYKPDNNKNGLNVDEKSASDLRFMVKGKYTIEVMNWFESMQEREINPNREFREELLDTNILDTNIFQNINYKHIRRFSKNLVWSDFFSCYEILVFDVFELIPNEEQKLALIELGKVGSNLNKDYAIVDCDNIEQLRYMENEKQVARIGQHTKLIINKRF; this comes from the coding sequence ATGGCTGAACTATTAACAACACTGCTAAAACCAATACTAAGCAAAGGCGCTACAATTGTTTGGGAAAACAGAAACAATTTAACAACTTATTTTAAAACAAAAATAGGAAGTTATAAAAATAAAGATATTCGATTTTCAATAAGTTACTTGTTTAAAATTCAAATTCCGAATACAAACAAATATTTACTTGTGAAAAACAGGCGAATTGAAAATCAATTGCAACCTGTTGGTGGTGCATACAAAAGATATGGAGATGACTCGCTTTTCAATAAGTGGGAATATAAACCCGATAATAATAAAAATGGATTAAATGTAGATGAAAAAAGTGCGTCTGATTTAAGATTTATGGTAAAAGGAAAGTATACAATCGAAGTAATGAATTGGTTTGAAAGTATGCAGGAAAGAGAAATTAACCCAAATAGAGAATTTAGAGAAGAATTGTTAGACACAAATATTTTAGACACGAATATTTTTCAAAATATAAACTATAAACACATACGAAGATTTTCTAAAAACTTGGTTTGGAGTGATTTTTTTAGTTGTTATGAAATTTTAGTATTTGATGTATTTGAATTAATTCCGAATGAAGAACAAAAACTAGCTTTAATTGAATTAGGTAAGGTTGGCTCGAACCTAAATAAAGATTATGCTATTGTTGATTGTGACAACATTGAGCAACTACGATATATGGAAAACGAAAAACAAGTTGCGCGAATAGGGCAACACACAAAATTAATAATAAATAAAAGATTTTAA
- a CDS encoding helix-turn-helix domain-containing protein: MAVQIITIEDLNEFRSLLLNDIKEIIQSKPQQTKQWLKSNEVRKLLNISSSTLQNLRINGTLTYTKVGGIMYYDKADIEKLLHGNKVNAIPTLFK, translated from the coding sequence ATGGCAGTACAAATTATTACTATCGAAGATTTAAACGAATTCCGTAGTCTTCTTTTGAATGATATAAAAGAAATCATTCAATCCAAACCACAACAAACAAAACAGTGGCTCAAATCTAATGAAGTCCGTAAACTGTTAAACATTTCTTCAAGTACTTTACAAAACCTCCGTATCAATGGAACACTAACTTACACCAAAGTTGGTGGCATCATGTATTACGACAAAGCAGACATTGAAAAACTCCTTCACGGCAACAAGGTTAATGCAATTCCTACCCTCTTCAAGTAA
- a CDS encoding winged helix-turn-helix transcriptional regulator, whose amino-acid sequence MKVHGKKIDCPVTATLELIGGRWKAPILYYLSKGTRRFGQIDATIAGISRKVLTEQLKELEKDGLIFREYYKEVPPRVEYSLTEFGQSLTQVFNSIVLWAEQNLIDSK is encoded by the coding sequence ATGAAAGTACACGGAAAAAAAATTGACTGCCCTGTGACCGCCACTTTAGAATTAATTGGTGGCAGGTGGAAAGCTCCTATTTTATATTACTTGTCCAAGGGTACACGAAGATTTGGACAAATTGATGCTACTATAGCCGGTATTTCTAGAAAAGTACTAACAGAACAACTAAAAGAATTAGAAAAAGATGGTTTGATATTTAGAGAGTATTATAAAGAAGTTCCTCCAAGAGTAGAGTATTCTTTGACAGAATTTGGACAAAGCTTAACCCAAGTATTTAACTCAATTGTGCTATGGGCGGAACAAAATTTAATTGATAGTAAATAG